From Heptranchias perlo isolate sHepPer1 unplaced genomic scaffold, sHepPer1.hap1 HAP1_SCAFFOLD_47, whole genome shotgun sequence, one genomic window encodes:
- the LOC137313379 gene encoding NACHT, LRR and PYD domains-containing protein 3-like encodes MAVEERAQAAEERAQAEEERAQAAEERAQAAEERAQASEERAQAAEHRLQAAEQPAHAAEERAEAAEERAEAAEERAQAAERRLQAVAERAQAAEERAQAAERRPQAAEERTHAAADRRLQAAEKRAEAAKERSQAAVRRLQVAEERAQAADRRLQAAMPISPLMKRRLQSRVAEKVADVQQKHKETLRVQTETLRVNTIIINEKVKIFQLVNLYTELTVISTVRDRTLAEHELLAKGRDHEEWREKHRRRELEKIRTDQLFQSSFSQRKSKSGSSAAVSGVAGIGKTTMVQKIVYDWATGKIYPHFQFVFSFKFRDLNAINCKINLRNLILDLYPYFGDILRDLWKHPEGLLFIFDGLDEFKDSIDFADNRRNTEPQYMCTDPEDWCEVSDIVYSLIQHKLLPGCSVLVTSRPTALHLLEKAEINIWAEIMGFVGEERKEYFNKYFEDQAVAAAVFKHVEENEILYTMCYNPFHCCILGLLLGPFFTQRDRKQQRVPKTITHLYSCYIYNILKNDGREIKSPRDVLLKIGEMAFTGVSEKKIVFRNGDLIKYNLQPSQFLSGFMMELLERDDSAQSVVYTFPHLTIQEFVAALAQFLTPDPGDIRKLLREAHSKEDGRFEIFLRFVVGLSSSQSAQPLVEFLGPFLHQTICRVIEWVKKEVEGQIGKTYSKTAKRDLLNTFHYLFESQDETLALVSVGSVERLTFSGLRLTPIDCAVLSHVIGLCDTIKELNLEDCSIHCEGLQRLGPALYKCQVLRLGRNKLGDSGVKPLSAALRNPDCKIQELRLWDNDLTNSCTKDLSSALSANRSLTGLNLGNNKLGDSGVKLLSPALRNPNCKIQELELWDNDLTASCTEDLVSALSTNLSLTVLHLGNNKLGDSGVKLLSAALRNPDCKIQELRLYNVGLTDYCTDDLVSALSANRSLTDLNLGSNSFTDRSAPALRSLIQTCRSLEWIGLWRNRFSQNGKNQIKSLQGTRQRLIVGV; translated from the exons ATGGCGGTGGAAGAGCGGGCCCAGGCCGCGGAAGAACGGGCCCAGGCCGAGGAAGAGCGGGCCCAGGCGGCGGAAGAGCGGGCCCAGGCGGCGGAAGAGCGAGCCCAGGCCTCGGAAGAGCGGGCCCAGGCCGCGGAGCATCGACTCCAGGCCGCGGAACAGCCGGCCCATGCCGCGGAAGAGCGAGCAGAGGCCGCAGAAGAGCGAGCAGAGGCCGCGGAAGAGCGGGCCCAGGCCGCGGAGCGGCGACTGCAGGccgtggcggagcgggcccaggccgCGGAAGAGCGGGCCCAGGCAGCGGAGCGCCGACCCCAGGCCGCGGAAGAGAGAACCCATGCCGCGGCGGATCGGCGACTCCAGGCCGCGGAAAAGCGAGCAGAGGCCGCGAAAGAGCGGTCCCAGGCCGCGGTGCGCCGACTCCAGGTTGCGGAAGAGCGTGCCCAGGCCGCTGACCGGCGACTACAGGCTGCAATGCCGATTTCCCCTTTGATGAAGCGGAGGCTGCAGTCCAGGGTGGCGGAGAAAGTGGCAG atgttcaacagaaacacaaggaaacactccgggtccaaactgaaacattgagagtgaacacgatcatAATAAacgagaaggttaagattttccagttGGTCAATTTATACACTGAGCTAACAGTCATTTcaactgttcgagatcggacacttgcagaacatgaactgctggcaaaaggccgagaccatgaagagtggagagagaaacatcgccggagagaattggaaaaaatccgaactgaccaattgttccagagcagtttttcccagagaaaatccaaatctgggagttcagcagcagtgagcggagtcgcggggattggaaaaacaacaatggttcaaaagattgtttatgactgggccactgggaaaatatacccacactttcaatttgttttcagttttaaattccgcgATTTGAACGCAATTAACTGTAaaataaacctgaggaatctgatattggatctgtatccttactttggggATATTCTGAGAGATCTCTGGAAGCacccagagggattactgtttatatttgatggtttagatgaattcaaggacagtatcgattttgctgacaatcggagaaatacagaacctcagtacatgtgcacagatcctgaagactggtgtgaagtgtctgacattgtgtacagtttaatacagcacaagctgctcccaggatgttcagtgctagtgaccagccgccccactgcattacatttattggaaaaggctgagatcaatatctGGGCTGAAATCAtgggatttgttggtgaggaacggaaggaatatttcaacaagtattttgaagatcaggcggtggcagcagctgttttcaaacatgtggaggagaacgagatcctgtacaccatgtgttacaaccctttcCACTGCTGTATCCTCGGTCTGttactgggtcccttcttcacacaaagagacaggaaacagcagcgagttcccaagaccatcacccatcTATATTCCtgctatatttacaacattctgaaaaacgaTGGCCGAGAGATtaaatccccccgtgatgtgttactgaagatcggtgagatggccttcactggagtctccgagaagaagattgtgtttagaaatggagatttgatcaagtacaatctgcaaccttcccagttcctgtctgggttcatgatggaacttttggagagagatgattctgcccagagtgtggtttacacattcccgcacctcaccatccaagagtttgtagccgcactcgcacaattcctgactccagatccaggggacatccggaaactcctccgtgaagcccacagcaaggaagatgggcgatttgagatatttctccgttttgttgttggtctctcctcctcacagtcagctcagCCCCTGgtggagtttctgggtccatttcttcatcaaacaatctgcCGAGTGATTGAATGGGTGAAGAAGGAGGTTGAAGGACAGATTGGAAAGACATATAGTAAAACTGCGAAAcgggacctcctgaacacattccactacctgtttgagtctcaggatgaaacactggctctggtctcagtgggatctgtggaaagacttacatttagtggattgcgactgaccccgattgactgtgcagtgctgtctcatgtcattggactctgtgatacaataaaagAACTCAATCTGGAGGACTGCTCCATTCAttgtgaaggactccagcggctgggacccgcactgtacaaatgccaggtgttgag ACTGGGgagaaataaactgggagattcaggagtgaaaccgttgtctgcggctctgaggaacccggactgtaaaatacaggaactgcg gttatgggatAACGATCTCACAAATTCATGTAccaaggatctctcctccgctctcagtgcaaaccggtcactgacgggtctgaacctgggtaataataaactgggagattcaggagtgaaactgctGTCACCGGCTCTGAGGAATCcgaactgtaaaatacaggaactgga gttgtgggataacgatctcacagcttcttgtacggaggatctcgtctccgctctgaGTACAAACCTGTCACTGACGGTTCTGCACctgggtaataataaactgggagattcaggagtgaaactactgtctgcggctctgaggaacccggactgtaaaatacaggaactgcg tctgtataatgtcggtctcacagattatTGCACCGATGATCTagtctccgctctcagtgcaaatcggtcactgacggatctgaacctgggatcaaactccttcacagaccgatctgcgcccgctctccgctccctcatacagacctgcaggagtctggagtggatcgg GCTTTGGAGGAATCGGTTCAGTCAGAATGGAAAGAATCAAATTAAGTCACTGCAGGGCACAAGACAAAGACTGATCGTGGGAGTGTGA